The genome window TTCCAAAAAACTCTCCGAGAAAAAGCGCGAATCGCTGTATCCCGAAATTCTAAAAACGGCTCAAATCTCTTATAGAACGTTCCTAAGTCCGAACTACATCGATCGACAGGGAATCAACCGAGCCGTTCTCGAAGGAATTCGAAGGTGCGCAAAACTCGTGATTCGTTCCACCCAATCGACGCTTCCGCTGCAACTCTTGATCGACGGAAACTACAACTTCAATCGATATCCCGAATGGAGTTATCTAAAAAACCGAACCTCTTTTTACACAAAAGGCGATCTAAGAATCGTAAGCATTGCCGCCGCATCCATTCTTGCGAAAGTCGGCCGTGACCGTTATATGGTCTCGGTCGCCAGAAAATTCCCTCACTATCAATTCGAACAACACAAAGGGTACGGAACAAAACTGCACGAGGAACTGATTCTTCGGCACGGACTTTCCGATATTCATAGAAGAAGTTTTACCGGAAAATTTCTAGAACCGGTTTCCAAGTTGAATCAATAAACCGGCCGTCGATCCGAAAGGATCGTTGTTTTCTTTCCGGTCACGGATTATGCGAGATAAAATTTGTATCAGGAAGGAATTCGAATGAAACTTTCCGCCGACTTCTCCGGTGGAAACATGCTTCTTTTTTCCGGAAAAGAATCCGAGGCGGTGAAGTCCGGCGTCTTTTCCTGGAATACGAACGTAAAAGCTCTCGTTCTTGAAACCTTTCTTGGAGGCGCTTGGATTTCTTTCGGATCGAAAAAGATCAAAGTGAACACCGATTCAACTCCCTTGATAAAGGGAGAACTTCTGACTTTGACAGCAAAGCCGAACAAAAAAGGAATCGAACTTCGAATCTTAGAAAGAGAACTCAAAGGTTCGGAAAATTCTCCCTTGAAATTGGAGAACAAGGGTCTAAGCATACGGGAACTTTCCGAAAAACTGAGCGGAGGCGAGTTCAAGGACACGTCACCTGAAACCGCGGTATTCAAAGTTCTAAAATCGTATTACCCTTTTTTAGAATGGAATGCGGAATTACCGTATTTTCGTTGGGAATTTTCCGGAGGAAATGCGGAAGGGATTTTCGATCCAAAAGAGGAAACCAAAAAGTTCCTATTTCGGATCCAATCCGAAAAAACCGGAAAGACGATGGTTCTATTCTTATGGAAGGAAACCGCGGGAGAAGACCTGCAAATCAGCGCTACGTTTGATAATTTTAAAATGTACTTGCATGCTTGCCAAAACAAAGAAAAATTTAAGAGAATCCTAATCGAGTCGTCTGTGAGTTTTCAGGGATACAATTTGGCTTATAAACCGTCTCAAGCTCAAAAGGAATGGAATGCGTAGATGATCAGTGTGGCTCTGAAATTTATTCCGAAACAAAACGACGCGCCTGTAATCACGGCTTCCGCTTCAGGACTTTTAGGAGACACGATTCGTAAAATTGCACAGAGAAATTCGGTTCCAATCGTTGAAAATCCGATTCTCGCGGAATCCCTTTCGGAACTACCAATCGGAACCGAAATTCCCGAAAATCTTTATAGGGCCGTTGGAGCGATATTCTCTATGATCCTGGAATTGGATTCAAATTCCGGAAAAAGGGAAATGTTAAAATGAAGAAGTTTGCCGTATCCGAACTAAGGGCCGGAATGCGATTTTCAAAGCCAGTCTATTTGGATAAGGATAATTTATTTATCACTTCCAATACTCCGGTTACGGACAGCGATCTGGACCGTTTGAATAAATTCGGAATTCAGGAAGTTATGACCGCCGGGGAAATTCTCCAGCTCGGCGGAATGTCCTCCGACCCGGAACTTCTCGAAACGAGCATCGACGATATCATCATCAACACCGTCGTAGACGACGAACTTCAACCTCTCAAAGCGGTTTACGACAATCTCAATCGGATTAAAGTCACATTCGGAAATTTATTTAGAGAATCCACGCAAGTCGTCCAGGACGTTTTCAAAAAGACGTTGGATGAAAAACCTTTGGAAGTGACTCCTGTTCGCGAAATCGCCGAAAAACTGACCGACTTTGTCCGCTCCAATCAGAACATCTCCTATTTGATCTTGGCGAATAATCCGTCAGGCTATTATCTCTACAATCAGATCGCGAACGCCACGTTCTATTCTTTGATTCTTGGAAAACTTCTGGAATATTCCAGACCGAAGATGATCGATCTTGGAATTTCCTGTCTTCTTGCGGATATAGGAATGAGCAAGGTTCCCTCCGCCGTTTCCGAAAAGAACGAACATCTCACGGACGAAGAATTCAAGACAATCATGAAACATACGATCTTGGGGTATCAAATTCTTTCCCAAAAGATGAAACTCAAAAACAATCTTGCGATCGTTGCGCTCCAGCACCACGAGCGTTACGACGGAAACGGTTATCCTCAAAAGTTGGCCGGGAACGCGATCGAAGAACAGGCGAGAATCTATGCGATCGCGGATAACTTCTCCGCGCTCGTGACGAATCGTCCGCATAGAAAGAAAATTCTCCCGCACGAAGCGATCAAATCCATGATCAGCATGGACGTGGGAAAGTTCGATCTCAAGCTCGTGAGAACTCTCTTAGGTCATCTTTCCTTGTATCCGGTCGGATCCTGCATCGAGTTGTCGGACAAGCGGATCGGGGTCGTTCTCGGCCCGAATCCGGATAAACCGATTCGTCCCTGTATTCGTATTATAAAAGATGAATATGGAGAAATGGTCCGAAATCTGATACTTGTGGATCTTCTGAAAGAAACCAATCTCTTCATTTCCCGTCCCGTGGATTTGCAGGAAATAACCGCGTAATTTCTTTTTTTCTTTGAGCCGATTTAAAACGATCAAGGGTAAAGAAGGGGAAGAAATCGCCGCTCAATTTTTAATTTCGCTCGGACACGAAATTCTTGCGCGAAACTACCGTTATCTGCGTTTCGAGATCGACATAATTTCCACCAAAGAAGAAGTCCTTTTCTTCAACGAAGTCAAACACTGGAAAGAGTCTCAAGACTTCGATCCGCGTTTTACGTTCCATTCCGCAAAACAAAACCGGATGAGAACAGCCGCAAACGGGTTTCTTTCCCAACATGGTTCTTTCCGCGATCATTTTGTCTCATTCTGTCTTGTCTCCGTAAATGCGAAAAAGGGATGTGAATATTATCCTGACCTCTTTTGAAATAGTGATTCAGGTACTTTCAAGATCCACCGAATTCTTAAATTGTCTGCGGGTTCTCAAGGAAGAGAGCCTTAAATCGTTACAAGGAAGTAACTATGAAGAGCATCACGATTTTAGGGAATCTGGCCGAGTCAGACGACTTTGGTCCGGATCCGGTCATTCTGCGGAAACGCGGAATGCCGGTAAAAAAGCGAAAATTTGAGGATTATAAAAAGAAGCTGGAGGACCCAACGTATATCGATTTTGCGATCGATAAGATTGCGATGGAGATCTCCCATTTTCTTGCAAAATAGACTTCTCGCTTAACGGGAATTAAGCGACGGCCCTGTTTTCTCCGTAATTTCCGGCATTCTGGAAATTCAGGGCCTCTAGAAGGTGCTTTTCCTCCACGGACTCCTTTCCCTCCAAATCCGCGATCGTGCGGGCTACTTTCCGAATCTGATTGAACTTCCGAATACTCAACTTTCTTTTTCTCATCTCGGCCTCGAGTATGTCTTCGCAGGCGGAACAGAACCGAAGATACGAATTCACGGATTCTCCACGGAGTTGTCCGTTGAAATAAAATTCCTTTCCTTGATAACGGCTTCTTTGAATTTTTACCGCCTCTCGAATCTGCGCTTTGGATTCTTCCAAAAAAATAGGAACTCGTTTGCGCTTATTCTCTTTGAAAGGAAACATCCGAACTTCAAGATCGATCCGATCTTGAAACGGACCTGAGTAGGGGGCTTGGTATTTTTTAATCCGAGGAGGAGTACAAGTACAACCTCCATCTTCCACACCGTTCAATCCGCAAGGGCAAGGATTTGTAGCGGCCACCAGAAGAAATTGCGCCGGATAAACGACGCTCCCGCTGATTCTGGAAACGGTGATATTTCCTTCTTCCATCGGTTCACGGAGCGCCTGCAGAATTCCCGATTTATATTCCGCGAGTTCATCCAAGAAAAGAATACCACGATTTGCTAATGTAACTTCCCCCATTCTCAATTCTCTTCCTCCGCCCACCAAAGCGATGTCGGAAGTCGTATGATGGGGAGCTCGGTAGGGACGTTCCACGATCATCTCTTTCAAAGGAGAAATCGCGGATCGTATTTTCAAAATATCGAATGCTTCGTCCTCCTCGGGTGAAGGAAGCAAAACTCCGAGCATTCTCGCCAAAAGGCTTTTTCCGATTCCAGGCGGTCCGGAAAGTAAAATATGATGCCAACCCGCGGCTGCAATCTCGACGGCTCGGTACGCAACCATTTGATCTTGATAAAGTTCGAAACTTTTCGTGATTTGAGTTTCTCGAATTCGAATTTTCGAAATCGATTCGGGACTTTTTCGGTTTTCTAATACGTCTTCCAATTCTTTCAGATGAGAAATTCCAAAGACCTCGAACTTGCGGAGAACGGCGGCTTCCTCACGGTTTTGAAACGGAAGAATCACGGTGTCGTATTTTTCGGAAGAGATTCCGGAAAGAATCGGAAGCACGCCTTTGAGAGGTTTCAAACTTCCGTCCAAACCCAGTTCTCCCAAAAAGAGAGTTCGCTTTAATTTTCCGGAAGGAAAAATCTGTCCGGTCAACGCGAGAATTCCACATGCAATCGAAAGATCCAGCAACGTTCCTTCCTTTTTTCTTCCTGCAGGAGCAAGATTGACCAGAATATTTTGAAAGGGGCAGGTATAACCGCTGTTCTCAAGCGCCACTCGAACCCGTTCGGCGGACTCGCGGATCGATTGAGCCGCCAAGCCGGTGATCATAAAACGGGGCAACCCCCGTTTGAGGTTGATTTCAACTCCGACGACGAATGAGTCGAGGCCTTCTAAATTCGCCCCAGCCAAACAGATCCAAGAATTTTTCATCGCGATTCCTCCGTCTTTCTTCGGTTCCGATCGAGGAAAAAAGGTAACGCTTTTGTGTTAGAAAAACGGCCGCAAAATCGAAAAATTCAGGTGTTATAGGGCCTTTTGCAAAAAAACTCCTTTCAAAACGCTTCCCCCTCTGTAATTTTGCTCTGAAATGTTTCGTATCCGCGTTTTCCTGCTTTCGGCGATCTTTCTTTTTCTCGCGGGCTGTGGAAACCGGTTGATTCGAAAGGATTCGATCGCTCAAGTCAACGAACACTACGCGGAAAAAATTTATTACCTGATCCAGGACAAAAAGGTTTCCAACACGGAAACGTTTAAAAAGGGAATGCTCGTTCGAATCTATATCGAATCGACCCCTTCGATGGTGAAGATCAAATGTTACCCCGCGGACCATAAACGGGAATATGCAATCGGCAGGATGATCGCGTATCAACTGAACGACGATTACGCGGGCAAACGAATTACGATAGAGGATCTGGATAAACTGATAGCCAATGAACTCGTGGAATACAAAAAGAAAAAATAGGTCGTCCAGAAGGACAGGTTCAAGATCGGCCAGATCCGCGTCCGATACTAAAAAGGTGAATGGAAAACTGTTTTTTATTCCCCTGATCTCGACGTTAGTCCTGAGTTCTCTTTCCGCAGACCCGTTGAAGAATTACGACGCGGAGATTTCGGAGTACACGAATAAGGATTCGTCCTTCTTTTCCGATAAGGAAGAACGTAAAATCAAACAGCTATTCTCCCAATCTCCCGAAAATTGGCAGGAAGAAAAGTATTCCCTGAATTATCATAAAGACAAATCCAATTTGGAACTCCCGAGTTTTATCAGCGTAAACAAAATCATCTCTTCCAAAATCGTCAGTCACAGCGGGGTTATCTATAAGAATTACGTCGTGAAACCGAAGGATTCTCTTTCTAAAATCGCAAGAGCGATGAAGACCAATGTCCAAAAGATCAGCGCGGCGAACGGTTTGAAAAAAAATTCCACTCTCCAAGTCGGACAGAACATTTCGATTCCGGTTCAGGTTCGCAATGCGAGCCGGGAAAAAGTGGAATTTCGTAAAGTCTTTGTTTATCCGGTCGTAAATGCAAAGGTCACTTCCCGTTACGGAAAAAGAAAGGATCCGTTTCATACCGGTTCCGGCGGGTATCACACCGGTCTCGACTTCGGCGGTTCTCAAGGAGCGCCGATTCTTGCATCCGCGGACGGAATCGTTTCCTTTACCGGGGTGAACGGCGGTTACGGAAATACTGTCATTATCGATCACGAGAACGGTTACAAAACGATGTATGCTCACTGCGCGAAAATTACGATCGAGCAGGGAACGAGAGTCAGCGCGGGAACGGTCATAGGTGCCGTTGGCAGAACCGGATCGGCGACGGGACCTCATTTGCATTTTGAAGTTTTCTTAAATGGAAATAGAATCAACCCGGACGCGGCCCTCAGAAAAACCCTGAAGATCGTTACTCCTTTAGATCCCGGTAAATTTGCCAGATTGTAGTTAACAAAAAAAGTCGGAAAACACCCTCCGGCTTTCTTTGAAAAGAATTTACTGATCAGCCTCTATGAATGCGATTTTTTTAGAACTTCGGAAGAACACATTTTACACCCTCATTCCCGTAATCTTATTCTTTTCGTATTCTCTTTCGTATCTTCTGAGAGCCGTAATTCTTGCGTTCTTAAATCCTACCGTTCAAGCGGCTAGTTCCAATTCGGCTCCGGTTCGTAAAATGGGTCCCGAAACCAACCGTGCCCTTTCTTCTTATGAGGAAATGGTCCAAGGAAACTTAATCCGCGGAATCGCGTCTCGTGCGGGAGATATGCAGGCTACCGAAGGGGAGATGTCCACAGCACCGCCCGATACGGGAGAAGGGGAAGAAATGAAGGTGACGGGAACGCTCAGCGGCCACTGGTCGTTTGCACGCGTTACTATTGTGGAAAAAGGAAAACCCGAAGCGCAGGAATTTGCAACTGGAGAAACCGTCGGAGGATATAAAATCCGATCGATCGCTTTGAACTACGTCGTTTTAGAAAAAGGCGGAATCGCCCTCAAAGTCGAAATCGGTCAAACCCCCGGCGAGGCGCGCGCCAAGCTGAGTCCGGAAGCCGGAGCTAAGTCGGAAGGGGCGCCGAGCGGAGGTGGAGATACGATCCGCAAGGTTCTTTCCCGGCAAGACGTTAACCGGAAGTTGAAAGACCCGGCCGCCATCTACAAAAACGCACGTTTCGGACCGGCCTTGATCAACGGAAAAATCAGCGGTTATAAAATCTACAGCGTTGCTCCGGACCATATCTTTTACGCGTTGGGCGCAAGAAACGGAGACATCATCAAACGAGTCAACGGAATGCCTTTGACCGAAACCGAAAAAATGTTAGAGATCTGGGGAGCCGTAAAAACTGCCGATAAGATTACGGTAGATGTGGAAAGAGGTAGCCAGATTCTCACCTACGAATTTATTATCAGAAACTAAAAAAATGCCCGGAACAAAGAATCAAATTCCAGTCTTTAGAATCCTTTCGATTCTCATACTCGTACTTTTGGTATGGGATAAACCCGTATTCCCTCAGAATAAAAAGAAGACTTCCGTTAAGACGAAATCTGCCGCTCCGGAAGAGCCCGCCGAAAGAACCTTTTATGCGAACTGGAGAGACACCGAACTAAACGACTTTCTCAAAGGAATGAGCGCGATCCTGAGAAAAAACATTCTTTTGGATGAAAGTTTAAAGGGAAAAAAGATCACGATCATTTCCCAGAAAGAAATTCCGATTAAAAACGCATTTATCTTTATGAAGTCCGTTCTGGAATCCCTCGGTTTTGGGGTGGTGGAAGAACCGGATCTCATTTCCATCGTCAAGATCAAGGACGCTCTCGCAAGATCCCCCGTTGTCCGAGTCGGAAAAGAACTGATTCCCGAATCCGAAGTCGGCGACTTTAGAACGATCACGCAGATTATTCCGGTGGAAAACGTAAAACCGGAAGAATTGGAACCGATTCTCAAACGTTTAACGTCTCCGAACACGGATGTAATCGTTTATAAGAATACGAATACGATCGTACTTTCCGGTTCGGCGGCAGACATCAACAAATTGTTGATTTTGGTAAACGAACTCGACTTGAAATTGGAAGAGGCAAGTCCGGGCGCCATCGCATCGGCCGGCGACGTTCACATTTATACGCTGGAACACAGTGAAGCGGAGAAGATCGCAGCCACCCTTGTAAAACTCGATAATCCGGTCGTTCAATCCGAAGAACTCACTCCCGAAAAAAAAGCGCAAGGCCAGATCCCGGGAAAAGTGGATAAGATCAAAGCGGTCGGTCATAAAGAATCGAACTCCGTGATCGTAACTGCTACGAATGCGGAATGGACAGAGATCCGCAAGATCATCAAGGTTTTGGATTCCGCAAGAAAACAGGTTCTTCTGGAAGTGTTGATCGTCGAACTCACGTCCAGCGACTTGAACGACTTCGGGATCGACTGGAGATACAAAGCCGACGCCTACGGGCAGTTTAATACGGGTCTTTCCAAAGAATCGAACATCATCAACGCAAACGGTCAGGTGAACCCGAATATCAACACGTTAAGCGGCTTTTCCTTGGGATTTTTAAAAGCGGGCTCGGAACAGATCATCGGAATTTTAAGCGCGAACCAAGGGAACGAAAACTTCAACGTCTTGTCCGCACCTCAGGTTTTAACCGTGGATAACCAAGAAGCGGAGATCAGCGTCGGTCAAGACGTTCCCGTAAGAACGCAAAGTAGGAACGCGGGTCTCGGCGGCGCCAACGCGGTAACCGTCGATAACTACGAATACCGTCCAACCGGGATTAAACTGAAGTTCACTCCTCACGTAAATAAGAATAACAAAATCACTTTGGAACTGTTTCAAGAAATCAAGAACATCGCGGAAATCGCCCTCTCCGGGGGTAACCCGACGTTCAATCGTCGCGAAATCAAAACTTCCATCTCGATCGAAAATACACAATCGATCGTAATCGGTGGATTGATTTCCAACGATAAACAAAAACGGATCATTAAAATTCCTCTGCTCGGAGATATTCCGTATCTGGGACATCTTTTCAAACGAACCACCGAAAAAATCAAAAAGACGAACTTGATGGTTTTTATCACTCCGCATATACTCGATAGTAGAGAGAACGCGGATAAGATGACCGTGAAAAAGAAAATGCAGCAGGAACGTTACGAACTCGAAAGAGAAAGAATCCTCAACAAAGAAAAAGAAATCAAAGAAAGAGGGGACTGACAGTGAAAACTCTCGGAGATATCCTAATCGAAGAGGGGATCATATCCGAAAAAGATCTGGAAGATTCCCTTAAAGTTCAGAAAAAAAACAACCTTCCTCTCAGTCATATCATTCAGAAAAAAGGAATCGCCGGAGAAACCGATATTCTCCGCGCTCTATCCAAGCTCTATCATCTCGAGTTTCGGGAGAAGTTGGAGTTCAGCGGAATGGAAGACGTATTCCTGCAAATTCCTTTAAAGCTGATTCAAAGAAGTAGAATCGTTCCGTTCCAGCTTTCCAAAAAGACGATCCGCATCGCCGTTTCCGATCCGTCCGATCTGCATCCGATGGACGACGCGCGAAACTTTTTAAAAGGATACAACGTAGAATTCATTCTCGCTCCGGAACCGGAGATCATGAGAATCATTCATTCTCATTTCGATACGACCTCTTCGGCCGCCAAAGAGATGTTAAACGAGATGGAGGGGAGTTTTTCCGAACTCGCGGAAGCCTTCGAAAACGACTCACTCGATCTAAGCGACGACGCTCCGATCATCAAAATGGTCAACGTCATTCTTTCCCAAGCGGTGAACGAAAGGGCTTCGGATATCCATATCGAACCGTACGAAAAATCACTGATAGTTCGTTATCGCGTGGACGGTATTTTGCATAACGT of Leptospira sanjuanensis contains these proteins:
- a CDS encoding ribonuclease HII, which codes for MPEFLSRFEPEELRFYSESIPCGIDEAGRGPYAGPLSVALVSFSQETLTSILEGKILQGLTDSKKLSEKKRESLYPEILKTAQISYRTFLSPNYIDRQGINRAVLEGIRRCAKLVIRSTQSTLPLQLLIDGNYNFNRYPEWSYLKNRTSFYTKGDLRIVSIAAASILAKVGRDRYMVSVARKFPHYQFEQHKGYGTKLHEELILRHGLSDIHRRSFTGKFLEPVSKLNQ
- a CDS encoding type II secretion system-associated lipoprotein, which encodes MFRIRVFLLSAIFLFLAGCGNRLIRKDSIAQVNEHYAEKIYYLIQDKKVSNTETFKKGMLVRIYIESTPSMVKIKCYPADHKREYAIGRMIAYQLNDDYAGKRITIEDLDKLIANELVEYKKKK
- the gspD gene encoding type II secretion system secretin GspD, whose amino-acid sequence is MPGTKNQIPVFRILSILILVLLVWDKPVFPQNKKKTSVKTKSAAPEEPAERTFYANWRDTELNDFLKGMSAILRKNILLDESLKGKKITIISQKEIPIKNAFIFMKSVLESLGFGVVEEPDLISIVKIKDALARSPVVRVGKELIPESEVGDFRTITQIIPVENVKPEELEPILKRLTSPNTDVIVYKNTNTIVLSGSAADINKLLILVNELDLKLEEASPGAIASAGDVHIYTLEHSEAEKIAATLVKLDNPVVQSEELTPEKKAQGQIPGKVDKIKAVGHKESNSVIVTATNAEWTEIRKIIKVLDSARKQVLLEVLIVELTSSDLNDFGIDWRYKADAYGQFNTGLSKESNIINANGQVNPNINTLSGFSLGFLKAGSEQIIGILSANQGNENFNVLSAPQVLTVDNQEAEISVGQDVPVRTQSRNAGLGGANAVTVDNYEYRPTGIKLKFTPHVNKNNKITLELFQEIKNIAEIALSGGNPTFNRREIKTSISIENTQSIVIGGLISNDKQKRIIKIPLLGDIPYLGHLFKRTTEKIKKTNLMVFITPHILDSRENADKMTVKKKMQQERYELERERILNKEKEIKERGD
- a CDS encoding YraN family protein; its protein translation is MSRFKTIKGKEGEEIAAQFLISLGHEILARNYRYLRFEIDIISTKEEVLFFNEVKHWKESQDFDPRFTFHSAKQNRMRTAANGFLSQHGSFRDHFVSFCLVSVNAKKGCEYYPDLF
- a CDS encoding EscU/YscU/HrcU family type III secretion system export apparatus switch protein, translated to MISVALKFIPKQNDAPVITASASGLLGDTIRKIAQRNSVPIVENPILAESLSELPIGTEIPENLYRAVGAIFSMILELDSNSGKREMLK
- a CDS encoding LysM peptidoglycan-binding domain-containing M23 family metallopeptidase — its product is MNSWNTKRKNRSSRRTGSRSARSASDTKKVNGKLFFIPLISTLVLSSLSADPLKNYDAEISEYTNKDSSFFSDKEERKIKQLFSQSPENWQEEKYSLNYHKDKSNLELPSFISVNKIISSKIVSHSGVIYKNYVVKPKDSLSKIARAMKTNVQKISAANGLKKNSTLQVGQNISIPVQVRNASREKVEFRKVFVYPVVNAKVTSRYGKRKDPFHTGSGGYHTGLDFGGSQGAPILASADGIVSFTGVNGGYGNTVIIDHENGYKTMYAHCAKITIEQGTRVSAGTVIGAVGRTGSATGPHLHFEVFLNGNRINPDAALRKTLKIVTPLDPGKFARL
- a CDS encoding HD-GYP domain-containing protein produces the protein MKKFAVSELRAGMRFSKPVYLDKDNLFITSNTPVTDSDLDRLNKFGIQEVMTAGEILQLGGMSSDPELLETSIDDIIINTVVDDELQPLKAVYDNLNRIKVTFGNLFRESTQVVQDVFKKTLDEKPLEVTPVREIAEKLTDFVRSNQNISYLILANNPSGYYLYNQIANATFYSLILGKLLEYSRPKMIDLGISCLLADIGMSKVPSAVSEKNEHLTDEEFKTIMKHTILGYQILSQKMKLKNNLAIVALQHHERYDGNGYPQKLAGNAIEEQARIYAIADNFSALVTNRPHRKKILPHEAIKSMISMDVGKFDLKLVRTLLGHLSLYPVGSCIELSDKRIGVVLGPNPDKPIRPCIRIIKDEYGEMVRNLILVDLLKETNLFISRPVDLQEITA
- a CDS encoding YifB family Mg chelatase-like AAA ATPase — its product is MKNSWICLAGANLEGLDSFVVGVEINLKRGLPRFMITGLAAQSIRESAERVRVALENSGYTCPFQNILVNLAPAGRKKEGTLLDLSIACGILALTGQIFPSGKLKRTLFLGELGLDGSLKPLKGVLPILSGISSEKYDTVILPFQNREEAAVLRKFEVFGISHLKELEDVLENRKSPESISKIRIRETQITKSFELYQDQMVAYRAVEIAAAGWHHILLSGPPGIGKSLLARMLGVLLPSPEEDEAFDILKIRSAISPLKEMIVERPYRAPHHTTSDIALVGGGRELRMGEVTLANRGILFLDELAEYKSGILQALREPMEEGNITVSRISGSVVYPAQFLLVAATNPCPCGLNGVEDGGCTCTPPRIKKYQAPYSGPFQDRIDLEVRMFPFKENKRKRVPIFLEESKAQIREAVKIQRSRYQGKEFYFNGQLRGESVNSYLRFCSACEDILEAEMRKRKLSIRKFNQIRKVARTIADLEGKESVEEKHLLEALNFQNAGNYGENRAVA
- a CDS encoding general secretion pathway protein GspC, which translates into the protein MNAIFLELRKNTFYTLIPVILFFSYSLSYLLRAVILAFLNPTVQAASSNSAPVRKMGPETNRALSSYEEMVQGNLIRGIASRAGDMQATEGEMSTAPPDTGEGEEMKVTGTLSGHWSFARVTIVEKGKPEAQEFATGETVGGYKIRSIALNYVVLEKGGIALKVEIGQTPGEARAKLSPEAGAKSEGAPSGGGDTIRKVLSRQDVNRKLKDPAAIYKNARFGPALINGKISGYKIYSVAPDHIFYALGARNGDIIKRVNGMPLTETEKMLEIWGAVKTADKITVDVERGSQILTYEFIIRN